One Larimichthys crocea isolate SSNF unplaced genomic scaffold, L_crocea_2.0 scaffold83, whole genome shotgun sequence genomic window carries:
- the cunh10orf88 gene encoding ATPase PAAT, with amino-acid sequence MVDVAVASGAAWVCPAQGRHLADVLLPVLVGNKDDDEGELGQSEGDETNGGGPVLLEQTEEGSPCVLTLQCSPSSHTAISRLLVISEARTMEVYSQMGEYCGTVRGERDDRVQPESSDRGPVYRKQLLLERPSSACEVKLLSLAGRSSVLVCRLVVGLQQLQPCLARGPGIDMQQVQCLVEEMGTSLSPGAQNLMDMVHFQQKNQTGSLGGFLPLLMGSGALSALAQGAMMSPAAFSRQPQPADSRPQFGSITPADEAPPAQNGAMSNGSASSSPDPPLSGVNPENITSSESRGPVSHAQLAEMMSRFLNGGQGNDQSLSSGPEFLPMLQSVCGQVTKLRLDDATALAENEKKMRNGTWELDSAMERRLEEMERRLKEHVDRRLDALEQKLEKALLSALPQFALNQGVTSSSAGDAASTGLSEQTAPTPAIH; translated from the exons ATGGTGGACGTTGCCGTGGCGAGCGGAGCTGCTTGGGTCTGTCCCGCTCAGGGACGACACTTGGCCGACGTCCTGCTTCCCGTTCTCGTCGGTAACAAAGACGATGATGAAGGAGAGCTCGGGCAGTCGGAGGGAGACGAGACAAACGG CGGCGGCCCGGTTCTGTTGGAGCAGACGGAGGAAGGTTCTCCTTGTGTGCTGACGCTCCAGTGCAGCCCGTCCTCTCACACCGCCATCAGCCGCCTGCTGGTCATCAGTGAGGCTCGGACCATGGAGGTGTACAGCCAGATGGGAGAATACTGCGGGACGGTACGCGGCGAGAGAGACGACCGCGTCCAGCCAGAGag TTCTGACAGAGGGCCCGTCTACAGGAAGCAGCTGCTCCTCGAGCGTCCGTCCTCAGCCTGTGAGGTGAAG CTGCTCTCGCTGGCCGGTAGAAGCAGCGTTCTGGTGTGTCGATTGGTCGTTGgccttcagcagctgcagccctGCCTGGCCCGCGGGCCTGGCATCGACATGCAGCAGGTGCAGTGTCTGGTTGAGGAGATGGGAACGAGCCTCTCGCCGGGAGCCCAGAACCTCATGGACATGGTGCACTTCCAGCAGAAG AACCAGACCGGCTCTCTGGGCGGCTTCCTGCCTCTCCTGATGGGCAGTGGAGCTCTGTCTGCTCTGGCTCAAGGAGCGATGATGTCCCCAGCAGCCTTCAGTCGCCAGCCCCAGCCTGCAGACTCCAGG CCTCAATTCGGCTCCATCACGCCTGCAGATGAAGCTCCACCGGCTCAGAACGGAGCGATGTCAAACGGCTCTGCCTCGTCCTCCCCGGACCCGCCGCTTTCTGGGGTCAACCCTGAAAATATAA CGAGCAGTGAGAGCAGAGGCCCGGTGAGCCACGCCCAGCTGGCGGAGATGATGTCCCGCTTCCTGAACGGCGGGCAGGGAAACGACCAATCTCTGAGCTCCGGCCCCGAGTTTCTGCCCATGCTGCAGAGCGTCTGCGGTCAGGTGACGAAGCTGAGGCTGGACGACGCCACGGCGCTGGCGGAGAATGAGAAGAAGATGAGAAACGGCACATG GGAACTGGACTCGGCCATGGAGCGTCGtctggaggagatggagaggcgGCTGAAGGAGCACGTGGACCGTCGCCTGGACGCTCTGGAGCAGAAGCTGGAGAAGGCCCTCCTGAGCGCACTGCCGCAGTTCGCCCTCAACCAGGGAGTCACGAGCAGCTCGGCGGGAGACGCTGCATCCACGGGACTGTCGGAGCAGACCGCCCCGACACCGGCCATCCACTGA